In Erigeron canadensis isolate Cc75 chromosome 1, C_canadensis_v1, whole genome shotgun sequence, a single window of DNA contains:
- the LOC122601086 gene encoding probable CoA ligase CCL5, giving the protein MSHLTNMPEIDSKSGYNKSNSTFYSKRKPPPLPSNETLDVTTFISARAHHGKVAYIDASTGQRLTFSDVWKAVESVSSSLSELGIRKGDVVLLLSPNSIFFPIVCLSVMSIGAIITTTNPLNLNTEINKQIKDSKPKLAFTTLELFSKLRDSNLPVVLITPNEKFLDTTTTKVVTTLEEMMSRKPKNKITKERVTQDDTATLLYSSGTTGASKGVISSHRNLIAMVQTVIGRFNLEVQQQQTFLCTVPMFHIYGLVAFATGLIASGATIVVLSKFEMHEMLSSIGTYNVSYLPLVPPILVALVNNAEQIRAKYDLTSLKWVLSGGAPLSKELTEGFMEKYPGVTIMQGYGLTESTGIGASTDNIDESRRYGTAGMLSSNMEARIVDPETGEALPVNRTGELWLKGPTIMKGYFSNAEATASTLDSTGWLRTGDLCYIDEDGFIFVVDRLKELIKYKGYQVPPAELEALLLTHPEIDDCAVIPFPDKDVGQFPMAYVVRKNGSNLSDKEIMDFVSKQVAPYKRIRRVAFIGSVPKNPSGKILRKDLIQLATSKL; this is encoded by the exons ATGTCACATTTAACCAACATGCCGGAAATCGACTCAAAATCCGGTTACAACAAATCAAACTCTACCTTTTATAGCAAACGAAAACCCCCACCGTTGCCCTCGAACGAAACGCTCGACGTCACAACCTTTATATCAGCGCGTGCACACCACGGCAAGGTTGCATACATTGACGCATCGACAGGGCAACGTCTCACTTTTTCAGATGTATGGAAAGCCGTTGAATCGGTTTCCTCATCGCTATCTGAGTTAGGTATTCGTAAAGGCGACGTCGTTTTGTTACTTTCGCCAAACTCGATCTTTTTCCCGATCGTTTGTCTATCCGTGATGTCTATAGGTGCTATTATCACAACCACTAATCCTTTAAACTTGAATACCGAAATCAATAAacaaatcaaagattcaaaaccaaaactgGCATTTACAACCCTTGAGCTTTTTTCAAAGCTCAGGGATTCTAATTTGCCAGTGGTGTTAATAACACCTAATGAGAAATTCCTCGACACCACGACCACCAAAGTTGTGACAACTTTGGAGGAAATGATGTCGAGGAAaccgaaaaataaaataactaaagaGAGAGTAACACAAGACGATACTGCCACACTTTTGTACTCCTCCGGTACTACTGGAGCGAGTAAAGGTGTGATCTCGTCCCATCGCAATTTAATTGCGATGGTACAAACTGTTATTGGGAGATTTAATTTAGaagtacaacaacaacaaacttTTTTATGCACTGTCCCTATGTTTCACATATATGGACTAGTTGCATTTGCGACAGGACTAATAGCCTCCGGGGCTACTATTGTAGTCCTGTCAAAATTTGAAATGCATGAAATGTTGTCCTCTATTGGGACATATAATGTAAGTTATTTACCGCTAGTGCCACCGATACTGGTGGCACTGGTTAATAACGCTGAACAAATAAGAGCTAAATACGATTTAACAAGTTTGAAATGGGTGTTATCTGGCGGAGCACCTTTGAGTAAAGAGTTAACCGAAGGGTTTATGGAAAAGTATCCTGGAGTTACTATTATGCAAGGGTATGGGTTGACAGAATCTACTGGAATCGGTGCATCGACAGATAATATAGATGAGAGCCGAAGGTATGGGACCGCGGGGATGTTATCGTCGAATATGGAAGCCAGAATCGTTGATCCGGAGACCGGAGAAGCGTTGCCGGTTAACCGGACCGGAGAACTTTGGCTCAAGGGTCCAACAATTATGAAAG GTTACTTTAGCAATGCCGAAGCTACTGCCTCCACTCTAGACTCAACCGGATGGTTAAGAACCGGTGACCTTTGCTACATTGATGAAGATGGGTTCATCTTCGTGGTCGATAGATTAAAAGAACTCATCAAATATAAGGGTTACCAG GTTCCTCCAGCCGAACTTGAAGCATTGTTACTAACCCACCCTGAAATCGACGATTGTGCTGTCATCCC GTTTCCAGATAAAGATGTTGGGCAATTTCCAATGGCGTATGTAGTGAGAAAAAATGGAAGTAATTTGTCCGATAAGGAAATTATGGATTTTGTTTCTAAACAG GTAGCGCCATACAAGCGCATTAGGCGTGTAGCCTTTATTGGGTCAGTCCCAAAGAACCCCTCTGGAAAGATTTTGAGGAAAGATCTGATCCAACTCGCAACCTCCAAACTATAA